The following proteins are co-located in the Bacteroidales bacterium genome:
- a CDS encoding adenylosuccinate synthase, which produces MKVDVLLGLQWGDEGKGKIVDVLSPGYDIIARFQGGPNAGHTIEFEGLKFVLHTIPSGIFNPEKMNVIGNGVIIDPVVFRKEVSQLHSKAINPQQNLYISKKAHLILPGHRLLDAVYEASKGKAMIGSTLKGIGPAYTDKVARQGIRLGDIFSQDFRQKYIKLRNSHLQIIDTFKVDISAFKIDGLDFEAYEKNWFDALEEMKVFKFIDSEYFINKSLAEGKRVLAEGAQGSLLDIDFGSYPYVTSSNTIIAGVCSGLGIPPSRIGKVYGVFKAYCTRVGNGPFPSELDDETGQIMRDEGHEYGSTTGRPRRCGWLDLTALNYAIMLSGVTDLIMTKGDVLSRFGSLKISIKYMSEGKEVDQIPFDCHHLTPVYKEVGGWNCPISHILDFEQLPAELKHYLKFIEKQTSTPVSIVSVGPDRKQTIIRN; this is translated from the coding sequence ATGAAAGTTGATGTTTTATTGGGTTTGCAATGGGGCGACGAAGGTAAAGGTAAAATTGTTGATGTACTTTCGCCCGGCTACGATATCATTGCCCGGTTTCAGGGTGGGCCTAATGCAGGCCATACCATCGAATTTGAGGGACTGAAATTTGTGCTTCATACGATCCCTTCAGGGATATTTAACCCGGAAAAGATGAATGTAATTGGCAATGGGGTGATCATTGACCCGGTTGTATTCAGAAAAGAGGTTTCGCAATTACACTCAAAGGCCATTAATCCGCAACAAAACCTTTACATTTCAAAAAAAGCGCACCTGATCCTTCCTGGTCACCGGCTGCTCGATGCCGTGTATGAAGCTTCAAAAGGGAAAGCAATGATCGGTTCAACACTAAAGGGGATTGGTCCTGCTTACACTGACAAAGTTGCCCGGCAGGGAATTCGGTTGGGTGATATTTTCAGTCAGGATTTCAGGCAGAAATACATAAAACTCAGAAATAGCCACCTTCAGATTATAGACACATTCAAGGTTGATATCAGTGCTTTCAAAATTGACGGTTTAGACTTTGAAGCGTATGAAAAAAATTGGTTCGATGCCCTCGAAGAGATGAAAGTCTTTAAGTTTATCGACAGCGAATATTTTATTAACAAGAGCCTGGCCGAGGGGAAACGGGTTCTGGCCGAAGGCGCCCAGGGGTCATTACTCGATATAGATTTTGGTTCCTACCCATATGTAACTTCGTCCAACACCATTATTGCCGGTGTTTGCTCCGGATTGGGGATTCCACCTTCAAGAATCGGTAAGGTTTATGGTGTATTTAAAGCTTACTGCACCAGGGTTGGCAACGGGCCTTTTCCTTCTGAACTTGACGATGAAACAGGTCAAATAATGCGTGACGAAGGCCATGAGTATGGTTCAACCACTGGCAGGCCAAGGCGTTGTGGCTGGCTTGATCTTACCGCCCTCAATTATGCAATTATGCTTAGCGGCGTCACCGACTTGATTATGACCAAAGGGGATGTGCTAAGTCGTTTTGGTTCATTGAAAATTAGCATTAAATATATGAGTGAAGGGAAAGAGGTTGATCAGATCCCATTCGATTGCCATCATCTTACACCGGTTTACAAGGAGGTTGGAGGGTGGAATTGTCCTATCAGTCATATTCTTGATTTCGAACAATTACCAGCAGAATTAAAGCATTACCTAAAATTTATCGAAAAGCAAACAAGCACTCCTGTTTCCATAGTTTCAGTTGGTCCCGACAGGAAGCAAACAATCATCAGGAACTAA